Proteins encoded by one window of Silvibacterium dinghuense:
- a CDS encoding GH92 family glycosyl hydrolase — MPVHCSVLGLFRVRSIGILTLALTPLIAVGTVAYASAGNDAQADGPAQKVNPFVGTGKGPGDSENLFPGAVMPFGMAQFSPDTEDHGLGYHYYQDTIKGFSMTHMSGVGCSNEGEVFVTATTGPVSTQEANFESPYSHDQEKAAPGYYQVRLLRQDVNAELTATDRTGMVRFTFPAGKAANVLVPISHTLNHTTGAEIRVVGDREMEGFVENEAFCGVKQTYKIYFVIRFDRSVGSSGTWNGVPDHAVAPEESGRSATQTAPGRWIGAYASWPASNQQQTVTAQIGISYVDLAGARNNLKTEAEGKSFEQIRASAESAWNKALSVIEVSGGSETNTRVFYTGLYHSLLMPSVLSDVDGRYIGFDNVIHQVKAGHLLYGNFSGWDIYRSQMPLLALIEPKRVEDMAESVALMYRQGGWIDRWPQINAYTNIMAGSPLSVIVSTAWLDGLHDFDIDTAWKGMWLDATQPAPEGKPYQGQIGMQWINTLHYVPNDKVEYGSVSQIQEDAIAYASLYRLAKALGKTDDAKTMYDRALYYRNVFNPENLYFQPRNADGSWVPNFDPVQNGKGFIEGSGWHYQWFAPADMAWLVKAMGQDLFNQRLTAFFDYKTPGWYGQYYNPYNETDLQAPFEFNFSGQPWETQRVVRRVLKENYPDTPDGIPGNDDCGEMSSWAVMSMMGFYSVDPASLAYELTSPVFPKVVIHLQAPYKGKIFTIETSPNPESTPYIQGVRLNGAAHAKNWITFQNMSDGGRLQFVLGTEPDKSWGAAPQDAPPSVSEEQP; from the coding sequence ATGCCGGTCCATTGTTCTGTCCTGGGGTTGTTCCGTGTGAGGTCGATAGGGATTCTTACGCTTGCTCTTACGCCATTGATCGCTGTGGGCACGGTTGCATACGCGTCAGCCGGGAATGACGCGCAGGCCGATGGGCCGGCGCAGAAGGTTAATCCCTTTGTTGGAACCGGCAAGGGGCCGGGCGACAGTGAGAATCTGTTTCCGGGAGCGGTGATGCCGTTCGGCATGGCACAGTTCAGTCCTGACACGGAAGATCACGGGCTCGGCTACCACTATTATCAGGACACGATCAAAGGATTCAGCATGACCCACATGAGTGGCGTGGGCTGCTCCAATGAGGGCGAGGTTTTCGTTACGGCGACCACCGGCCCGGTCTCGACACAGGAAGCCAATTTTGAATCGCCTTATTCGCATGATCAGGAGAAGGCTGCCCCTGGCTACTATCAGGTCCGTCTGCTGCGCCAGGACGTGAACGCGGAGCTGACCGCGACAGATCGCACGGGCATGGTGCGCTTTACTTTTCCAGCGGGCAAAGCCGCGAATGTTCTGGTGCCCATCAGCCACACGCTGAATCACACGACGGGCGCAGAGATTCGGGTTGTAGGCGATCGCGAGATGGAGGGTTTCGTGGAAAACGAAGCCTTCTGCGGCGTGAAGCAGACATACAAGATTTATTTTGTGATCCGCTTCGACCGCAGCGTCGGGAGCTCCGGGACATGGAATGGTGTCCCAGACCACGCGGTTGCTCCGGAAGAAAGCGGCCGTTCGGCTACACAGACAGCTCCCGGCCGGTGGATCGGAGCCTATGCCTCGTGGCCGGCGTCGAACCAGCAACAGACGGTGACGGCGCAGATCGGAATCTCGTATGTCGATCTTGCAGGCGCGCGGAACAATCTCAAGACAGAGGCTGAGGGAAAGAGCTTCGAGCAGATTCGTGCAAGCGCCGAGTCCGCATGGAACAAGGCGCTGAGTGTGATCGAAGTCTCCGGCGGATCGGAGACGAATACACGGGTCTTTTATACGGGGCTCTATCACAGTCTGTTGATGCCGAGCGTTCTGAGCGATGTGGATGGGCGTTATATCGGCTTCGACAACGTAATTCATCAAGTAAAGGCCGGCCATCTGCTCTACGGAAATTTCTCCGGATGGGATATTTATCGCAGCCAGATGCCGTTGTTGGCATTGATCGAGCCGAAGCGTGTGGAGGATATGGCGGAGTCGGTCGCGCTGATGTATCGGCAGGGCGGATGGATCGATCGCTGGCCACAGATCAACGCCTATACGAACATCATGGCCGGCAGTCCTCTGAGCGTGATCGTGAGCACGGCGTGGCTCGATGGGTTGCATGATTTCGATATCGACACAGCATGGAAGGGTATGTGGCTCGATGCAACGCAGCCTGCTCCCGAAGGCAAGCCATATCAGGGACAGATCGGCATGCAGTGGATCAACACGCTGCATTATGTGCCCAACGACAAGGTGGAGTATGGCTCGGTGTCGCAGATCCAGGAGGACGCGATCGCGTATGCCTCGCTGTATCGTCTGGCGAAGGCGCTGGGCAAGACGGACGACGCGAAGACGATGTATGACCGCGCACTGTACTACCGGAACGTCTTCAATCCTGAGAACCTCTACTTCCAGCCTCGCAATGCGGATGGAAGCTGGGTGCCGAACTTCGATCCGGTGCAGAACGGCAAAGGTTTCATTGAGGGCTCAGGCTGGCACTACCAGTGGTTCGCCCCTGCGGACATGGCCTGGCTGGTGAAGGCTATGGGGCAGGATCTCTTCAACCAGCGCCTGACTGCGTTCTTCGACTACAAGACGCCGGGCTGGTACGGCCAGTACTACAACCCCTATAACGAAACGGATCTGCAGGCACCCTTTGAGTTCAACTTCTCCGGACAGCCATGGGAGACGCAGCGCGTGGTGCGGCGTGTGCTCAAGGAGAACTATCCGGATACGCCGGATGGCATTCCCGGCAACGACGACTGTGGAGAGATGTCGTCCTGGGCGGTGATGAGCATGATGGGCTTCTACTCGGTCGATCCTGCGAGTCTCGCCTATGAGTTGACCAGCCCGGTATTTCCCAAGGTTGTCATCCACCTGCAGGCGCCGTACAAGGGCAAGATATTCACGATCGAGACCTCGCCCAATCCGGAGAGCACGCCATATATCCAGGGTGTGAGGCTGAACGGAGCGGCGCACGCGAAGAACTGGATCACCTTCCAGAACATGAGCGATGGAGGCCGCCTGCAGTTTGTCCTGGGCACGGAACCTGACAAGTCATGGGGGGCCGCGCCGCAGGATGCACCGCCGTCGGTGAGCGAGGAGCAGCCATAA
- a CDS encoding glycoside hydrolase family 31 protein, which translates to MPPMPRLLPLCLAAVSVLPFAAAAPAALAQSSQSAITTAPEASYSPIADPKAIVRFGHTRFTVLTPQLIRMEYAADDKFEDHPSFVFLNRRLPVPEFSVKRSGKKLTLITHSLTLVYDGSGSGGFTADNLTVTLQLDGKPVTWHPGLEDSGNLLGTTRTLDGALGDKTREPIGQGLVSRNGWSVVDDSKRPLFDSDDFTFAKGENSEWPWVMVRPAGDRTDLYFFGYGHDYKQALQDYVTVAGRIPLPPRFAFGAWWSRYWAYSDQELENLVRGFRENDVPLDVLVIDMDWHLNKRQLEAKHEEDQSGHDLGWSGYTWNPLLFPDPKAFLDHIHKEGLKVTLNLHPASGVQPWEDAYPAMARAMGIDPATHKYVPFDISNKRFALNYMNLLHHPLEKEGVNFWWLDWQQELDSNLPGVNNTWWLNYVHFTDQEREGKRPLLFHRWGGLGNHRYQIGFSGDTVSVWPSLAFQPWFTATAANVGYAYWSHDIGGHMPGAVEPELFTRWVQFGAFSPILRTHTTKNPDSERRIWAYPATYADVMRNAFQMRYALQPYIYTEARRTYDTGLAFVHPLYYDWPEADAAYSQRSEYAFGSQMIVQPVVTQMDASTQLAHEKIWIPDGEWVERDTGKHFTGPQLVDRNFSLDQIPVYIRAGAILPMQPPMLHTGAKPVDPLIVNVYPLDDGQKSTYRLYEDASDSEAYKSGVCTWTPLTASQSGDTLTVEVSPAEGQYPGMLESRGYEIRLPLDWPPDSVTVNGTDIAQHDGESGWTYDGNRLTTTIRVPSQSVHSPLRVEIHRAPGSLASRSKLDGFPGSITRLRAAYDALNSMWPFTWSSDPLIDALQTGDRMHYHPQDARNELTRFSGVYAQAMDELHAKVTAANIPDDQLAKQLMQDKGADTNIERARRYKAALNRALALLNDGKPAQ; encoded by the coding sequence ATGCCCCCGATGCCACGCCTGCTCCCTCTCTGCCTTGCTGCCGTCTCCGTGCTGCCGTTCGCTGCCGCCGCACCTGCTGCTCTGGCCCAATCGTCGCAGTCCGCGATCACCACAGCACCCGAAGCCTCCTATAGCCCCATTGCCGACCCCAAAGCCATCGTCCGCTTTGGACACACGCGCTTCACCGTTCTCACTCCGCAGCTCATCCGCATGGAGTATGCAGCCGACGACAAATTCGAAGATCACCCTTCCTTCGTTTTTCTCAATCGCCGCCTCCCTGTTCCAGAATTTTCCGTGAAGCGCTCCGGCAAGAAACTCACTCTCATCACCCACAGCCTCACGCTGGTCTATGACGGCTCTGGAAGCGGCGGCTTCACTGCGGACAATCTCACCGTCACGCTTCAACTCGACGGCAAACCTGTCACCTGGCATCCTGGCCTTGAAGACAGCGGCAACCTGCTCGGCACCACACGCACCCTCGACGGCGCTCTCGGTGACAAAACCCGCGAGCCTATCGGCCAGGGCCTTGTCTCACGCAATGGATGGTCTGTTGTCGACGACTCCAAGCGGCCACTTTTCGATTCCGACGACTTCACCTTTGCGAAGGGCGAAAACAGTGAATGGCCCTGGGTCATGGTGCGCCCTGCGGGCGACCGCACCGATCTCTACTTCTTTGGCTACGGCCACGATTACAAGCAGGCGCTTCAGGATTATGTAACCGTCGCTGGACGGATTCCCCTGCCGCCTCGTTTTGCCTTCGGTGCATGGTGGTCACGCTACTGGGCATACAGCGACCAGGAGCTCGAGAACCTTGTCCGCGGTTTCCGCGAGAACGATGTGCCGCTCGATGTATTGGTCATCGATATGGATTGGCACCTCAACAAGCGGCAACTCGAGGCCAAGCATGAGGAAGACCAGTCCGGCCATGATCTCGGCTGGTCGGGATACACATGGAATCCGCTGCTCTTCCCCGATCCCAAAGCGTTTCTCGACCATATCCACAAGGAAGGTCTGAAGGTTACGCTCAATCTGCATCCGGCTTCCGGCGTGCAGCCATGGGAAGACGCCTACCCGGCGATGGCGCGCGCCATGGGCATCGATCCGGCCACACATAAATACGTGCCCTTCGATATCTCCAATAAGAGATTCGCGCTGAATTACATGAACCTGCTGCACCATCCGCTGGAGAAAGAAGGCGTAAACTTCTGGTGGCTCGACTGGCAGCAGGAGCTCGACTCGAATCTCCCCGGTGTGAACAATACGTGGTGGCTTAACTACGTTCACTTCACCGACCAGGAACGCGAAGGCAAGCGTCCTCTGCTCTTCCACCGCTGGGGTGGGCTCGGCAACCATCGCTATCAGATCGGCTTCTCCGGCGACACGGTCTCCGTGTGGCCATCCCTCGCCTTCCAGCCCTGGTTCACCGCGACCGCCGCCAATGTCGGCTATGCCTACTGGAGCCACGACATCGGCGGCCACATGCCTGGCGCTGTCGAACCCGAACTCTTTACCCGCTGGGTGCAGTTCGGCGCCTTCAGCCCCATCCTGCGCACGCATACGACGAAGAATCCGGACTCCGAACGCCGCATCTGGGCTTATCCGGCCACTTATGCCGATGTCATGCGCAATGCCTTCCAGATGCGTTACGCGCTCCAGCCTTACATTTACACCGAAGCGCGCCGCACCTATGACACGGGCCTCGCCTTCGTTCATCCGCTTTACTACGACTGGCCGGAAGCTGACGCAGCCTACTCGCAACGCAGTGAGTATGCCTTCGGCAGCCAGATGATCGTGCAGCCTGTCGTCACGCAGATGGACGCTTCCACGCAACTTGCACACGAGAAAATCTGGATTCCGGATGGAGAGTGGGTAGAACGCGACACCGGCAAGCACTTTACTGGCCCGCAGCTTGTCGATCGCAACTTCTCGCTCGATCAGATTCCGGTCTACATCCGCGCCGGCGCGATCCTTCCCATGCAGCCGCCCATGCTGCACACCGGAGCGAAGCCGGTGGATCCGCTCATCGTGAATGTCTATCCGCTCGATGACGGGCAGAAGTCCACGTATCGCCTCTATGAAGACGCCAGCGATTCCGAGGCATACAAGAGCGGTGTCTGCACCTGGACTCCGCTCACCGCAAGCCAGTCCGGCGACACCCTGACCGTCGAAGTCTCCCCGGCCGAAGGCCAGTATCCCGGCATGCTCGAATCGCGCGGCTACGAAATTCGTCTGCCGCTCGACTGGCCGCCGGATTCTGTAACCGTCAATGGCACAGATATCGCTCAGCATGATGGCGAGTCGGGATGGACCTACGATGGCAACAGGCTGACTACCACGATCCGCGTGCCCAGCCAGTCGGTGCACTCGCCACTGCGTGTCGAAATCCATCGTGCGCCTGGCTCGCTTGCTTCACGCAGCAAACTCGATGGCTTCCCCGGCTCCATTACCCGTTTGCGGGCCGCTTATGATGCGCTGAACTCCATGTGGCCCTTCACCTGGTCGTCCGATCCGCTAATCGATGCGCTGCAGACAGGCGACCGCATGCACTACCATCCGCAGGATGCACGCAACGAGCTCACCCGCTTCTCCGGCGTCTATGCGCAGGCGATGGACGAACTCCATGCGAAAGTGACTGCGGCAAACATTCCCGACGATCAGCTCGCAAAACAGCTCATGCAGGACAAAGGAGCTGACACCAACATCGAGCGCGCCCGCCGCTACAAAGCCGCTCTGAACCGCGCGCTCGCACTCCTGAATGACGGCAAGCCAGCCCAGTAA